From the Bacteroidia bacterium genome, one window contains:
- a CDS encoding heme-binding domain-containing protein, with protein sequence MKTKLKASLLGIMVVAALLQTVQPDRSNPEVTAPLEAPPEVMAVLKRACYDCHSNETRWPWYSYLSPVSILVANHVQEGREHLNFSDWTTMDAAKQMHASSEILEVLESGEMPLKSYLLLHGDAELSTADKELLRSWAAQGE encoded by the coding sequence ATGAAGACGAAACTCAAAGCCTCGCTGCTCGGCATCATGGTTGTCGCTGCATTGTTACAGACCGTGCAACCTGATCGCAGCAATCCGGAAGTCACTGCGCCGCTCGAGGCGCCCCCCGAAGTGATGGCTGTACTGAAGCGTGCCTGCTACGACTGCCACAGCAACGAAACGCGTTGGCCATGGTACAGTTACCTCTCACCCGTTTCCATCCTGGTCGCAAATCACGTCCAGGAAGGGCGTGAGCATCTGAACTTCTCCGACTGGACGACCATGGATGCCGCAAAACAGATGCATGCGTCCTCTGAAATTCTCGAAGTGCTCGAATCCGGAGAAATGCCGCTCAAATCCTACCTGCTGCTGCACGGCGACGCGGAGCTGAGCACTGCGGACAAAGAACTGCTGCGGAGCTGGGCAGCGCAGGGCGAATAG
- a CDS encoding type II toxin-antitoxin system HicB family antitoxin: protein MELTAILTADPDGGYVAYNPETGTTSQGETVEDALTNLREATELYLEEFPLRETSRPLLTTFHVTAHG, encoded by the coding sequence ATGGAACTGACCGCCATTCTTACGGCAGACCCCGATGGAGGGTATGTCGCATACAATCCTGAAACCGGAACAACAAGCCAGGGTGAAACCGTCGAGGACGCGCTGACGAATTTGCGTGAAGCGACTGAGCTGTATTTGGAGGAGTTCCCTCTTCGCGAAACCAGCAGACCCTTATTGACAACGTTTCATGTAACCGCACATGGCTAA
- a CDS encoding HigA family addiction module antitoxin, with translation MAQRFDSRTMNMHSGFLPIHPGEYLAELLEELRISRAALARILGVSPMRISHIVNCGRPVTAEMALLLGKAFVQTPGYWLNLQSSYDLKSAEATLAKRLKSVRRFAVD, from the coding sequence ATGGCACAACGATTCGACTCACGCACGATGAACATGCACAGCGGCTTCCTCCCCATTCACCCCGGCGAGTATCTTGCAGAACTCCTTGAAGAACTCCGCATTTCCCGGGCTGCCCTGGCCCGCATACTCGGAGTCTCGCCTATGCGCATCTCGCACATAGTGAATTGCGGGCGACCGGTCACAGCCGAAATGGCCTTGCTGCTCGGTAAGGCATTCGTGCAAACCCCCGGGTACTGGCTGAATTTACAGAGCAGCTACGATCTTAAATCCGCCGAAGCGACGCTGGCGAAACGCCTCAAATCCGTTCGCCGTTTTGCTGTCGACTGA
- a CDS encoding UTP--glucose-1-phosphate uridylyltransferase, which translates to MPQLPGDFDTTFLPFQTKMEAAGMPTLLIEAFRRNLVQLVSGASVTLGREQLAELADVPDADTLNGYAATGAEALKHTVLIKLNGGLGTSMGLDKAKSLIRVRDGLRFIDIIARQVLKLRERANSAIPLLLLDSATTQADSVAALAEWAIQRDDLPASLLQHRVPKVVASSLAPAEWPEQPALEWCPPGHGDLYLALETSGLLDELLSRGYRYAFVSNADNLGAVMDTSILGYFAEEKIDFLMEVADRTPADRKGGHLAKLKDGRLTLRELAQCPENEAEEFQNITLYRYFNTNSIWLHLPALRALIDRYAGILPLPLIRNRKNLDPRDPASPIVYQLETAMGAAISLFDRASALRVSRTRFAPVKTTDDLLAVRSDAMMLDEQFRIVPNPARTLPPLHVSLDPKHYHFVGQLDEHFPYGAPSLLNCASLRIDGDVRFGRDVTLRGDVYLAADAGGPRTISDNTVLEG; encoded by the coding sequence ATGCCTCAACTTCCGGGAGACTTCGATACAACCTTCCTCCCCTTCCAAACGAAGATGGAAGCAGCCGGCATGCCGACGCTGCTGATCGAAGCATTCCGGCGAAATTTGGTTCAGCTTGTCTCGGGCGCATCCGTCACGCTCGGTCGTGAGCAACTCGCCGAACTCGCAGACGTCCCCGACGCGGACACGCTCAACGGCTATGCCGCCACCGGTGCCGAGGCGCTGAAGCATACCGTGCTGATCAAGCTCAACGGCGGACTCGGCACGAGCATGGGGCTGGACAAGGCGAAGAGCCTGATCCGGGTGCGGGACGGCCTGCGCTTCATTGACATCATCGCGAGGCAGGTACTGAAGCTGCGCGAGCGCGCGAACTCTGCCATCCCGCTGCTGCTGCTGGACAGCGCGACGACGCAGGCCGACAGTGTCGCCGCTCTCGCAGAATGGGCGATACAGAGGGATGATCTTCCCGCAAGTCTCCTGCAGCATCGCGTACCGAAAGTCGTGGCCTCGTCGCTCGCGCCGGCGGAATGGCCGGAACAGCCCGCGCTCGAATGGTGTCCCCCGGGTCATGGCGATCTGTACCTCGCTCTCGAAACCTCCGGCCTGCTCGACGAATTGCTCTCGCGCGGCTACCGCTACGCCTTCGTGAGCAATGCCGACAATCTTGGCGCCGTCATGGACACCTCCATTCTTGGCTATTTCGCGGAAGAAAAAATCGACTTCCTCATGGAAGTGGCCGATCGAACACCGGCGGATCGCAAAGGCGGCCATTTGGCGAAGTTGAAAGATGGCCGTCTTACTCTGCGGGAACTCGCACAGTGTCCCGAGAATGAAGCAGAAGAGTTTCAGAACATCACCCTGTACCGCTATTTCAACACGAACAGCATCTGGCTGCATCTGCCCGCCCTTCGGGCGCTTATCGACCGGTACGCCGGCATTCTGCCCTTGCCGTTGATCCGCAACCGGAAGAATCTGGACCCGCGCGATCCTGCCTCACCTATAGTGTATCAACTCGAAACGGCCATGGGCGCAGCCATATCCCTGTTTGATCGTGCGTCGGCACTGCGGGTATCGCGGACACGCTTTGCGCCTGTGAAAACCACCGACGATCTGCTGGCCGTGCGCTCCGATGCCATGATGCTCGACGAGCAATTCCGCATCGTGCCGAATCCCGCCAGAACTCTGCCGCCGCTGCACGTGTCCCTTGATCCGAAGCACTACCATTTCGTGGGTCAACTGGACGAACATTTTCCGTACGGAGCACCTTCATTACTCAATTGCGCTTCTCTGCGCATCGATGGCGACGTCCGTTTTGGTCGCGATGTCACATTGCGAGGTGATGTATACCTCGCCGCAGATGCAGGAGGGCCGCGAACTATTTCTGACAACACTGTTCTGGAGGGATGA
- a CDS encoding phosphatase PAP2 family protein gives MTPLTFAYARRFQPMYFRIFLLPGIGIIIATMYTQAHYVIDVLLGVAVAAVLYAVMEKWGPGRR, from the coding sequence ATCACACCGCTCACGTTCGCGTACGCGCGGCGCTTTCAGCCCATGTATTTCCGGATATTTCTCTTACCGGGCATAGGCATCATCATCGCAACCATGTACACACAGGCGCATTATGTGATCGATGTGCTGCTGGGAGTGGCGGTTGCGGCTGTGCTGTATGCGGTGATGGAGAAGTGGGGACCGGGCAGACGGTAA
- a CDS encoding phosphatase PAP2 family protein, with protein sequence MSSTRFTLVPAADSALHDASDVRFSLKDSRLFAPLFALSVITLLVADALLHGSTEGIAEVTAVTSAFTALYSVSWKLRHRYPRSSNSIRAFAPILMYGLIYGFIHAVMTGARPSDAHLVDAALLRIDEWMFGVNPVVWMGAHGHPLLTDLLYLCYFSYYFGMPVLLVLMFRGNRARDFFQVQSVMVAGWYGALLSYALFPALGPCRWIADELPVLTGLLPTTQWIQAFLDANLTPVVRDCVPSMHTAITLLTLAYARRFQPMYFRIFLLPGIGIIIATMYTQAHYVIDVLLGVAVAAVLYGVMEKWKRSAGSV encoded by the coding sequence ATGAGCAGCACGCGCTTCACCTTAGTCCCCGCGGCAGACAGTGCGCTGCACGATGCGTCCGATGTCCGGTTTTCGCTCAAAGATTCGCGACTGTTCGCTCCGCTCTTTGCCCTCTCCGTCATCACGCTGCTTGTGGCCGATGCTCTTCTGCACGGCAGCACCGAAGGGATTGCGGAAGTCACCGCAGTGACGTCGGCGTTCACCGCACTGTACAGCGTTTCGTGGAAACTCCGCCATCGCTACCCGCGCAGCTCGAATTCCATCCGCGCCTTCGCACCGATACTGATGTACGGGCTCATCTACGGCTTTATCCACGCCGTGATGACAGGCGCGCGTCCGTCGGATGCGCATCTCGTCGATGCCGCACTGCTGCGGATAGATGAATGGATGTTCGGTGTGAATCCTGTCGTGTGGATGGGCGCGCACGGACACCCGCTTCTCACAGACCTGCTCTACCTCTGCTACTTTTCCTACTACTTCGGAATGCCCGTGTTGCTCGTGCTGATGTTCCGCGGAAATCGCGCACGAGATTTCTTTCAGGTGCAGTCCGTCATGGTTGCCGGATGGTATGGAGCGCTGCTCTCGTATGCGCTGTTCCCTGCTCTGGGTCCCTGCCGCTGGATAGCCGACGAACTGCCTGTGCTCACCGGGCTGTTGCCAACGACGCAGTGGATACAGGCCTTTCTCGACGCCAACCTCACGCCCGTCGTGCGCGACTGCGTACCCAGCATGCATACCGCCATCACCTTGCTCACGCTCGCGTATGCGCGGCGCTTTCAACCGATGTACTTCCGCATATTTCTGCTGCCGGGCATAGGCATCATCATCGCAACCATGTACACACAGGCGCATTATGTGATCGATGTGCTGCTGGGAGTGGCGGTTGCGGCTGTGTTGTATGGGGTGATGGAGAAATGGAAACGGAGTGCGGGTTCGGTGTAA
- a CDS encoding T9SS type A sorting domain-containing protein yields the protein MNEMTQKGRTDSKLRTGLLMLLALQSMLLTPCIAQLRIDTLLNAQRVSSLVRLKSGDLFLKTNDAVLHSRDDGQSWEPLPLPDQMRDVGKIAMVWRDNASGLLHAASSTIAGGYVFAWTEDCGAHWTVDEFIPSERFGFSKTYGAFSPIQLTGDSSFFTIVDARLYGTKDRGRTYYHIEKPGYVNNLHFDGQFGWMQIVRHIRENDTELHVTTDGGATWSQPELPVIVRKFELHPSGRGILQGGPVARDVYATAPHEITLEPTGVPSGWELAYSEHSEYIYIDSLHRGFYSTIGLPSYPGRSHSKGYIYFSSDGGERWFRTQAPDALHTAIGIAPGVVLFRTREDRLLRVTLTDERSFILTAKNTSSFDAPRITLTWSDPSCGSYKSAAVERSYAGSEWVHVGSVLPPDQYFIDEMLTPGYSVRYRVTLITPEGSIRQISDTLTALPDVYVNFLSYILQPRDEPIKFRYPVAAGGGGPAANILTCTYRGYVDSSRWERVHTFEVTVISPKGDTLQARDCLHEYRGPEPSFAQPCGFPSFGILGFERLTPLEIENDSTMLYQSSGPFLCHYPSSVFADTDSMQFTIGLRMWAYPLITFTAARGKGIIRKHYSWYEIDEMGQEHSADVRWERMDAVNTIGARDVANASTPVFVYPNPVSASATIEYNVRSHGSVRISVHDMLGREVVVVLDARRSPGVYFAVFDASILPAGMYICRVVTGGGSSSALLQRFR from the coding sequence ATGAATGAGATGACACAAAAGGGACGCACTGACTCGAAGCTGCGTACCGGACTGCTCATGTTGCTCGCGTTGCAGAGCATGCTGCTTACACCCTGCATCGCCCAGCTGCGCATCGATACCTTACTGAATGCGCAGCGAGTGAGTTCGCTCGTCCGGTTGAAGTCAGGCGATCTGTTCCTGAAAACCAATGATGCCGTGCTCCATTCCAGGGACGATGGTCAAAGCTGGGAGCCTCTGCCGCTGCCGGATCAGATGCGAGATGTTGGAAAAATCGCGATGGTGTGGCGGGACAATGCTTCCGGACTGTTACACGCTGCTTCATCCACGATTGCCGGAGGCTATGTATTCGCGTGGACGGAGGACTGCGGCGCGCATTGGACTGTTGACGAATTCATCCCGAGCGAGCGCTTTGGATTCTCCAAAACGTACGGTGCCTTCTCGCCAATACAACTCACCGGAGATTCAAGCTTCTTCACCATTGTCGATGCACGATTGTACGGGACAAAGGACAGAGGCAGGACCTATTATCATATCGAAAAACCGGGGTATGTGAACAATTTGCATTTCGACGGTCAATTCGGATGGATGCAGATTGTCAGGCATATCAGGGAAAACGACACAGAGCTTCATGTAACGACGGATGGCGGTGCTACCTGGTCACAACCTGAGCTGCCGGTGATCGTCAGGAAATTCGAATTGCATCCCAGCGGGCGAGGGATACTTCAAGGTGGCCCAGTCGCGCGGGATGTGTATGCAACAGCACCACACGAGATTACTCTGGAACCGACCGGGGTTCCTTCGGGTTGGGAACTCGCCTATTCGGAACACAGCGAGTACATCTATATCGACTCACTGCATCGAGGGTTTTACAGCACAATCGGGCTTCCTTCATATCCCGGACGTAGTCACAGTAAGGGCTACATTTATTTCAGCAGTGATGGCGGGGAGCGCTGGTTCAGGACCCAAGCTCCGGATGCGCTGCACACAGCCATCGGTATTGCACCGGGGGTGGTACTTTTCAGAACACGGGAAGACAGACTGCTGCGGGTAACGCTCACCGATGAGAGGTCATTCATTCTCACAGCAAAGAACACGAGCAGCTTCGATGCTCCGCGGATTACCCTCACGTGGAGCGATCCGAGCTGTGGTAGCTACAAGAGTGCTGCCGTTGAGCGATCATATGCGGGATCAGAGTGGGTACACGTCGGTTCTGTGCTACCGCCGGATCAGTACTTCATCGATGAGATGCTCACTCCTGGTTACTCGGTCCGCTATCGCGTGACGCTGATTACGCCCGAAGGTTCGATACGGCAAATCTCTGATACACTCACAGCGCTGCCGGATGTGTATGTGAATTTTCTGTCCTATATCCTTCAACCCAGAGATGAGCCAATCAAATTCAGATATCCAGTTGCTGCTGGTGGTGGAGGACCTGCAGCCAACATCCTGACTTGTACATATCGTGGTTACGTCGACTCGTCAAGGTGGGAGCGGGTGCATACGTTTGAAGTTACAGTGATCTCTCCTAAAGGCGACACACTGCAGGCACGGGACTGCCTTCATGAATATCGCGGTCCGGAACCGAGTTTTGCACAGCCCTGTGGATTTCCATCCTTCGGTATTCTCGGCTTTGAAAGACTGACGCCGCTGGAAATCGAGAATGATTCCACTATGCTCTACCAATCCTCCGGACCATTTCTATGCCATTATCCCTCATCCGTGTTTGCCGATACGGACAGTATGCAGTTCACCATCGGTCTCCGGATGTGGGCGTATCCCCTGATAACATTTACCGCAGCCAGAGGTAAGGGAATTATTCGCAAGCATTACAGTTGGTACGAAATTGATGAAATGGGGCAGGAGCACAGCGCGGATGTCAGATGGGAACGTATGGATGCAGTTAACACCATCGGAGCGCGGGACGTCGCCAATGCCTCGACACCGGTGTTCGTCTATCCCAATCCTGTGTCCGCATCTGCGACGATCGAGTATAACGTACGCTCGCATGGATCTGTTCGCATCAGTGTTCACGATATGCTCGGCAGGGAGGTCGTCGTGGTGCTGGATGCGAGGCGGAGTCCGGGCGTGTATTTTGCGGTCTTCGATGCGTCGATTTTGCCGGCTGGAATGTACATCTGCCGTGTGGTAACGGGAGGAGGAAGCAGCAGCGCATTGTTGCAGCGCTTTCGCTGA
- a CDS encoding type II toxin-antitoxin system HicA family toxin → MAKTPILSGKTVIQVLERLGFLIMRQRESHVILRRGSSGCVVPLHQQLKTGTLSGILKQAGVSRREFEDAMNL, encoded by the coding sequence ATGGCTAAGACACCCATCCTTTCGGGCAAGACTGTCATTCAGGTGCTCGAGAGATTAGGATTCCTGATCATGCGGCAACGCGAGAGCCATGTGATCTTGAGGCGCGGTTCTTCAGGATGTGTCGTACCACTCCATCAGCAGCTCAAGACAGGAACCCTCAGCGGTATTCTGAAGCAGGCCGGGGTGTCGCGAAGGGAATTTGAGGATGCAATGAACCTGTAA